The following coding sequences are from one Sesamum indicum cultivar Zhongzhi No. 13 linkage group LG11, S_indicum_v1.0, whole genome shotgun sequence window:
- the LOC105173454 gene encoding uncharacterized protein LOC105173454 isoform X1, protein MHLKKSEEEQIRRESSGVSSDFNPTPPLPPVSLYQKHSQFSQPLHSSPRQPSSASSSVTSPPTLEILIDDENKQEQEENESFPLKPTLFKRPHLQQQSSGCLTKNPTLSKSLDGYRVSAQNPHAKTNLFRNGARRFLSHCHQLPLRIHLVLSLPFLYFMVTYPSRSFILDFLFAFAFSYVLLFSLNLTVPRLPTIRLFFVRSLPVKIRKKDHVCQPHLPVVWSIGSSKTVDENVISLSGSHVQDYSNGDVYEGEFHEGKFSGGGVYYYHMSGRYEGDWIDGKHDGYGVETWAMGSRYRGQYRQGLRHGLGVYRFYTGDMYAGEWFNGQSNGWGMHTCADGSRYEGEFKWGVKHGLGHYHFRNGDRYAGEYFADKIHGFGIYYFANGHRYEGAWHEGRRQGLGTYTFRNGDTQSGHWQNGSLDVPSTQSTTYPVSRIAVNHYKVLDIVQEAQQVAEKAQAATKLDERVNKAVTAAVLAANAARVAAVKAVQKRMYHPMQK, encoded by the exons ATGCATCTGAAAAAGTCTGAAGAAGAACAAATCAGGAGAGAAAGCAGTGGCGTCTCCTCGGATTTCAACCCCACCCCACCTCTGCCCCCTGTTTCCCTTTACCAGAAACATTCCCAATTTTCACAACCTCTGCATTCATCTCCCCGCCAGCCATCTTCTGCTTCTTCCTCTGTGACTAGTCCTCCTACCCTTGAAATTCTAATTGATGATGAGAATAAGCAGGAGCAAGAAGAGAACGAGTCTTTTCCCCTCAAGCCCACCCTTTTCAAGAGACCCCATCTTCAGCAGCAATCCTCCGGTTGTCTAACCAAGAATCCAACTTTATCAAAGTCCCTTGATGGATATAGGGTTTCTGCACAGAACCCACATGCGAAAACTAATCTTTTCCGGAATGGGGCTCGGAGGTTCTTGAGCCATTGCCACCAGCTGCCTCTTCGCATTCATCTTGTCCTCAGTCTCccctttctatattttatggtAACCTACCCTTCAAGGTCCTTCATTCTCGATTTCCTCTTTGCATTTGCCTTCTCCTACGTGCTGCTTTTCTCCCTGAATTTGACCGTTCCACGCCTCCCCACAATAAGATTGTTTTTTGTTAGATCATTGCCGGTTAAGATCAGAAAGAAGGATCACGTGTGCCAGCCCCATTTACCGGTGGTTTGGTCCATAGGGTCGTCGAAAACTGTGGATGAGAATGTGATATCACTATCGGGGAGCCATGTGCAGGACTATAGCAATGGGGATGTTTATGAGGGTGAGTTTCATGAGGGGAAGTTTAGTGGTGGTGGGGTGTATTACTATCATATGAGTGGGAGATATGAGGGGGATTGGATCGATGGGAAGCATGACGGATATGGGGTCGAGACGTGGGCAATGGGCAGCCGGTATAGAGGGCAGTATAGGCAGGGGCTTAGGCACGGTCTTGGGGTGTATAGGTTCTACACCGGAGATATGTATGCTGGGGAGTGGTTTAATGGGCAGAGCAATGGCTGGGGAATGCATACTTGTGCAGACGGAAGTCGGTATGAGGGGGAGTTTAAATGGGGTGTGAAACATGGCTTGGGACACTATCATTTCAG GAATGGCGACAGATATGCTGGAGAATATTTTGCTGACAAGATACATGGATTTGGAATCTATTACTTTGCCAACGGCCACCGTTATGAGGGGGCTTGGCACGAGGGTAGAAGACAGGGTCTTGGAACATATACTTTCAGAAATGGAGACACTCAATCCGGCCATTGGCAAAACGGGAGTCTTGATGTGCCAAGCACACAGAGCACCACCTATCCTGTTTCCCGCATTGCTGTCAACCACTACAAAGTGCTCGACATTGTTCAG GAAGCCCAACAAGTTGCTGAGAAGGCTCAGGCAGCAACAAAGCTAGATGAGAGAGTGAACAAGGCAGTAACAGCAGCTGTCTTGGCTGCTAATGCTGCTAGAGTGGCCGCAGTGAAGGCTGTGCAGAAGAGAATGTATCATCCAATGCAAAAGTGA
- the LOC105173454 gene encoding uncharacterized protein LOC105173454 isoform X2: MHLKKSEEEQIRRESSGVSSDFNPTPPLPPVSLYQKHSQFSQPLHSSPRQPSSASSSVTSPPTLEILIDDENKQEQEENESFPLKPTLFKRPHLQQQSSGCLTKNPTLSKSLDGYRVSAQNPHAKTNLFRNGARRFLSHCHQLPLRIHLVLSLPFLYFMVTYPSRSFILDFLFAFAFSYVLLFSLNLTVPRLPTIRLFFVRSLPVKIRKKDHVCQPHLPVVWSIGSSKTVDENVISLSGSHVQDYSNGDVYEGEFHEGKFSGGGVYYYHMSGRYEGDWIDGKHDGYGVETWAMGSRYRGQYRQGLRHGLGVYRFYTGDMYAGEWFNGQSNGWGMHTCADGSRYEGEFKWGVKHGLGHYHFRNGDRYAGEYFADKIHGFGIYYFANGHRYEGAWHEGRRQGLGTYTFRNGDTQSGHWQNGSLDVPSTQSTTYPVSRIAVNHYKEAQQVAEKAQAATKLDERVNKAVTAAVLAANAARVAAVKAVQKRMYHPMQK; the protein is encoded by the exons ATGCATCTGAAAAAGTCTGAAGAAGAACAAATCAGGAGAGAAAGCAGTGGCGTCTCCTCGGATTTCAACCCCACCCCACCTCTGCCCCCTGTTTCCCTTTACCAGAAACATTCCCAATTTTCACAACCTCTGCATTCATCTCCCCGCCAGCCATCTTCTGCTTCTTCCTCTGTGACTAGTCCTCCTACCCTTGAAATTCTAATTGATGATGAGAATAAGCAGGAGCAAGAAGAGAACGAGTCTTTTCCCCTCAAGCCCACCCTTTTCAAGAGACCCCATCTTCAGCAGCAATCCTCCGGTTGTCTAACCAAGAATCCAACTTTATCAAAGTCCCTTGATGGATATAGGGTTTCTGCACAGAACCCACATGCGAAAACTAATCTTTTCCGGAATGGGGCTCGGAGGTTCTTGAGCCATTGCCACCAGCTGCCTCTTCGCATTCATCTTGTCCTCAGTCTCccctttctatattttatggtAACCTACCCTTCAAGGTCCTTCATTCTCGATTTCCTCTTTGCATTTGCCTTCTCCTACGTGCTGCTTTTCTCCCTGAATTTGACCGTTCCACGCCTCCCCACAATAAGATTGTTTTTTGTTAGATCATTGCCGGTTAAGATCAGAAAGAAGGATCACGTGTGCCAGCCCCATTTACCGGTGGTTTGGTCCATAGGGTCGTCGAAAACTGTGGATGAGAATGTGATATCACTATCGGGGAGCCATGTGCAGGACTATAGCAATGGGGATGTTTATGAGGGTGAGTTTCATGAGGGGAAGTTTAGTGGTGGTGGGGTGTATTACTATCATATGAGTGGGAGATATGAGGGGGATTGGATCGATGGGAAGCATGACGGATATGGGGTCGAGACGTGGGCAATGGGCAGCCGGTATAGAGGGCAGTATAGGCAGGGGCTTAGGCACGGTCTTGGGGTGTATAGGTTCTACACCGGAGATATGTATGCTGGGGAGTGGTTTAATGGGCAGAGCAATGGCTGGGGAATGCATACTTGTGCAGACGGAAGTCGGTATGAGGGGGAGTTTAAATGGGGTGTGAAACATGGCTTGGGACACTATCATTTCAG GAATGGCGACAGATATGCTGGAGAATATTTTGCTGACAAGATACATGGATTTGGAATCTATTACTTTGCCAACGGCCACCGTTATGAGGGGGCTTGGCACGAGGGTAGAAGACAGGGTCTTGGAACATATACTTTCAGAAATGGAGACACTCAATCCGGCCATTGGCAAAACGGGAGTCTTGATGTGCCAAGCACACAGAGCACCACCTATCCTGTTTCCCGCATTGCTGTCAACCACTACAAA GAAGCCCAACAAGTTGCTGAGAAGGCTCAGGCAGCAACAAAGCTAGATGAGAGAGTGAACAAGGCAGTAACAGCAGCTGTCTTGGCTGCTAATGCTGCTAGAGTGGCCGCAGTGAAGGCTGTGCAGAAGAGAATGTATCATCCAATGCAAAAGTGA
- the LOC105173455 gene encoding 60S ribosomal protein L37a, whose protein sequence is MAKRTKKVGIVGKYGTRYGASLRKQIKKMEVSQHSKYFCEFCGKYAVKRKAVGIWGCKDCGKVKAGGAYTLNTASAVTVRSTIRRLREQTES, encoded by the exons ATG GCCAAGAGAACCAAGAAGGTTGGTATTGTTGGGAAATATG GCACCCGTTATGGTGCTAGTTTGAGAAAGCAGATTAAGAAAATGGAAGTGAGTCAGCACAGCAAGTATTTCTGTGAATTCTGCGGAAAG TATGCAGTGAAGAGGAAGGCTGTTGGCATTTGGGGATGCAAAGACTGCGGCAAAGTGAAAGCTGGCGGCGCCTACACATTAAA CACTGCCAGTGCTGTGACTGTTAGGAGCACCATCAGAAGGCTTAGGGAGCAGACTGAGAGTTAA